The genomic DNA attcatacattcacGAGTGTCTTGCCAAACCAGCCATCAATGTATTGAAGTGCGTAGGTTCAGCTGAATCATACAACGTTAGACAAGTGAGGAACCCACACACCAATTTGCTACAGAATAAAAATAACCTTTAAGAAAAGAGATTAAACAGTTGTGATATAAAAGAGTTCTTTAATTCACTATTTTAGAATTTGTGAGCACACAACTCCTACATATACTATGTGTCAGCACTGTAACACATCTGCAGCAAGTACAAACATTTCTAACCCTCTCTAACTGCCGTACATACAATAGGTTTTTAAACGGCCAGATAACACAAACAATAATAGAGAAGATCTGCAGAGGAACATTTACCTGGAAGAATTGTAGTAGTTATAGTTATAGctaaaaaaatggaaattaaaaacaaaaacaataaaacatataaaaggtGATAGAAATCATAATGAGGAGACTAAACAACAGCATTAATGTATCCCGCATATCGCTTTATACACACAACTGTATTGGACTCACCCAGCAACAGTGAGACACTGGAGCTCAGCAGCGATGCGTGTAGGATGGCTGGTTGGGATGAGGTGCTTCAGGGCAAACATCTCTCTCCTGCCATCCCGCATCTGAGCCTCACCCAGATACACCGAGCTGAACGTACCtgatacacagatacacatgtCCTGAACACATGATCACCTCCTCTGCTCCAAGAAATCCAATGAGGTGAACGGGTGACCGCTGTATTAATCTTAGACAAATATTTATCTTAAGTAAACAGGATATAAAGTCTAAAGGTGTGGAAAAAGTTATGCAGAGCGTGTACCTTCTCCGATTTTGTCTATGATGCGGAAAACCTTGGCCAGCTGAGGAACAGCTTTGTAGAGGATCTCAATGTCTATCTCTACATCTcctggaagaaaacagaaaagaaatatgCTGTCAAAGatgcacacattttctcactcactcaaaaaaagacaaaataaaaaacaatacatgttaCCTGTTGTAGTGCAAAGAACGGTGCAAGAATGATAAAGCTTGGCTATTTTACAGGCTTTCATATAAGACAGCAATTGCTTTATTATATTCCTAATGCAACATTTGTTCAAACTGACATATacctaaataaaaaaacacaatccatAATGTTAGGGGCCTACAAATATTGCTTCTTCAACCTAATATTGCCTATTAACTATAATATGCTAATGTAATGGTGCATCCATACTCCATATTGTTGTCACAAAGCGTCCAACTTACTTGGGACTTTGCTTCTCCTGTGACCCCTGTCAGATTTAGTAACACATCCGTCTGTGCTGATGCCTTCAGTGCAGACAGGAGACAACTCCATCttaaagacagagagcaagaaATGAGGACAGAAACATAAAGAGGAAATGTTAATGacaacattgtcattatgaaCGTTACCATACGATTAGCCactttcattttaactttaGCAAGTAATGTTAAGTTGGAAAGTGTATGTATTCGATAAGGCGACTGGTTATTGGAAAACTACCTGGTTAAATTGGCAGATGGATAGGAAAGGTGCACAGCAAAATGTAATCTAAGCGCTGTTTGTCTTCCTCATAACAACAAAACTAGCATGCTACTGTTAGCTACATTCTGTCAGGCTAGCTAACTACAGCTTGTAGAGTAAAACCAAAAGAAACTCACCGCTTTAGTTGGTTGTTAAGTGCAATTGTTTCTCAAATGAACATTTCATAAAAACGCCGTACAGTCATGAGTTAATGGTCCAATGGAGACAGCTTAAATATATGTCTCACTCAGTCTGCGGCTGAATAAAGTCATTTGTTCAGGCTGAAGCTTTTCCGCCAACAACAAACTCCGCGCTAAAAGTGACGTCACGACATCTCGCGTTACATCACCAAATCACGCGGTATTTCCAACCTGTCCAACCAGCTGGAAGAAAGGACTAGGGATCAACACCCACATTTAATTAAAGTGGTCTTGTGACATCAAGGGCCATATTCACAAAACACCCTCAAGTAGCTTCTAACTGGGACAAACTGGTGCCAAATCCACACTGACTTTAAAACTccaaagtattaaagtaaaaaatacttttctgtttcatatGAAATTTGTGACacaatttataaaatatttgttaatgAAATCTATCTATCTCTTTTAATTCGACATTTTTATGTACTTCCCCATTGCAGTAATTGGTAAGATTTAATTATATTACTTAATTCAATAAAATTAATTgaaatttcatttcacatccaCTGTCTCAGACTGGTCACCTGTCAACCAATCACTGTAGACATACTGATTAAATTCAGTCAAAAATGTGATGTCATCCATAGCAATGGCTCAACCCTTATTTTAGTTTAGGAGGAAACTCTTAGTTAGGAACTTTTTAATGGTAATGTTAAGATAGAGCTGtgataaatacatatacagtatacacaataGCTCTAAACTGCACTGAATCATCcaataaacacaaacttaataacttacataaataaataaattacattagtAACAATTAAAACTAACATAAGAAACTATTAGTTTCATTTACcatatgaatatataataacatGACTTTAAAACAGTCTACAACTCCTGATGAAAAGCTCACAGGTTaatgaaacatgaacacaaacagacaagcaGTACTTCTAGAATAAACCATCAAATATCCCAATGAAagcttcctcctctttgctgctggtgctgaataTACAATGAgtgaaaaaagaggaaaggggTTAATCAGGTGACAAAGTATATTTTAGTAAAAGTATAAAGGAAAAAATATGGTTgtgagtcaaaataaaagccttgtaATATTTTCCTCTACCTTCTGTTGACTGATGAGCTGGTGTTTGGTGGGACGCACATTGTTGAGAAGAAATCCAACCTTCTAGTAAGTGGGGCCATGTGGGTCTCAATCTGTTTTGGGAgtatttgtggtgtttttactGTGACCTCTTCACTGAAGATGCTTGGTCTCTGcacaaggaggaagagaggccAGTGTCATATGACCATACACCAGTTAAGATTTTAGAAAGGTTCAGCTGTTTACAGGCACCTTTGACTAAGCTTAACCTGGGAGTCAATAACCCTTTTGCTATtaataaacagaatatttcTGTCCAGAGAAAATCCCATCAGCAAAAGAGCAACGCTAAAAGTAAATTTTGCtctctgccatgttttttttcttatttggtGAAAACAATGAGAGCAGTACGATGTTGTTGATGTGAGTAACCATGTAAACAATAGTACATTGTTTAGGATATCACTAAACTGCAGAAGTAGCACATGCAGAtctctgcatgcacacacaagcacacctTTTTATTCCAGTCAAGTGTGATTCTGTTCTGCGGTCTGACTGTCACCTGGGAGGGTCCTGGTTTTCTGATTTCAGGACTTAAAGTTGGTGAAATCGacctaaaacacaaaaatatgacaaaggtttttactgttttaactTCAATATGAAGCCTCAGTGGACAACTGGGTTTTCTGAAAGGAAATTGTATAAATCTCACTCATTATTTGATTCCTGGTGTTTGATTACACCTTAATTTGTGCATACTTAGCCTTGCCTCTGTGGTGTCTTGGCAGTGGTTATACAGGGTTTGACTTGTGAAAGACGGAAGAATCCTTGTGCTGATGTAGTGGCAAAAGACTGTTGGACTTGAGGTCTAGCATTAGTTGGACACAAGGCCAATGATGTCTCGCTGGCATGCACCAAGTTCTCATCATCAAAGTCGCCCCAGTCGTCCCATTCACTTCCAAGGTCGAAGCTGACAGTTGGTATTTGTGAGGCTGAAGCGTTTTCACCGTGAGCGCCCTGGTTTGACACCTCAGTAGACCTCTTTGAGTGAGCCGAATTCGTTGTACTGATCTGGTTTAGATGCGGTTTATGGTTCTGACTCACGCCAACACTGATCCCTGAGTTCATCCACACTGATGAACCTAAACACAGATATGAATACACACATCAAATGTTACTGCACCTTAGGCCTTCTTAGATTCAGTCTGGCATCATGTAAGGTATATGAGATGTGTAGTTAAtgagctaaaacatgcaaaaccaccgGTATGGTCTGTCTAGTAATGAGTTTGAGTTAAGTTGACAATACTTTGATGGTGAGCATGAGATGCTGCAGGTGTTTGGACAGGCTCCTCCATCATCCTGCTCATGTCCTCCACATAGTCATCGTAACCTCAAAAGGAGATAAAAATACAGTCAAACAGGTCATGTGACTGTTAAAACCTGCAATGTTGGGGAATGTGTTGAGTTCATCTTCTCTATGCCACTTGTTTACCAACGTCGTCCAGATGAGCTGTGTCTGGCAGTTGAGCCCAGTCTTCTCCTGTCAGATCCACAGTCTCAGTGTGAGGTCTCACTGAAGCTTCACACTGACTCCCTCCATACCTTCATCAAATAAAACAGGACATGAATATAATTCAGCAGCAGGGAATCAGATGTGATTGAAACCAAACTTATATTGACAGATTTCTTTTGTCACAGTTCTTAAGAATCTATTCGCAGCAGCTGTTGAGGGACCTATTCTAACGTTTGCACTGATTAAGTCTAAAATGTCAGTGTAACTGAATACCTGGAAACAGTAGGTAGCCTCTCTTTGGGTTTGAAAGAAAACTCCTGCAtgttgacagagacagactccTCGCTCATTTTCATCTGAGGAAATAAATCAGAGCATCAAACAGAGATTTACATACCTTAGTAATACAGAACAACTGACTCCTTATGTGAACTTataaacaaacaggaaagacacttattgtattgtttgtctAGTTATCTTATTCACAAAAATTATATTTGCCATTCTCATTTGGTACAGtagtataaaaacacacagcaatacACATGCAGCttgcacatttacacatacagtatgatctGTATGACCTCATCTGGAGTTTTACACAGaatgaacacagaaacacacacattgtatctAATCTGTATATTTGACACCTGCAAAGTTGATAAATATCTTTCCTAAAGTGCATGTCTACATGCCCAGACTCTCTGGTGTATATATGTTATGCACATACAGTTTTATGTGTTACATATACTGTGTTGTTCCTATAATCGTGTGGTGTTTCATGTGGCTGGTATATCTCTTATTCGTCTTTGCAGCCATTCAACTTCCCCACTTGTATCATTGACAATTCTTGGATGAACGATTGATGATGTGGCAATGACTCATCAGCTTCATCTGAAGACTCAACATGAGGTGTTTTTTGGAGAAAGAAATCTTGCACAAGTGCACTTTGCATACTATTCTACTGTGTGATCTATTGGATGAGGCTGGTTCAGGATGACACAGCCACAGGTTTATATCTTAAAGCAATCACAGACAACTAGACAAGTGTCAATTCTGTTTTTTGTATGATGGCTGCAATGTTTAAGAGTATATGATGCTGGCTAAAAATCAtatctgttttcttcctcaccTTAAGTCGTTTGACAGGAGTCTGCGCGAGTGTGTCACACCTGCTCCTCAGGTCTTTCAAATAGGAAGAGAAACTGGATTCTTGATTTGCTGACCTCTTCCGTGCCACCGTTACACCTACTTTACCTGGGAGGGGGGCACATGGAGGAAGAAGACCTCTATAATCTTGACAGGCACACAAAGTAATGCACAGGTAGATACATAAGAGATACACAGTGGAAGTCGTGTGACAGAACTCACAGCAGTCGTGGCCACAGAGATCCTTATTCTTGCAGAAGTGGTTGCACTGTCTTTTATTGCCTAAATGTAGTCGTAAAGTTGTCACATTTGAATAGAGAACATGAAAAACATCTCAACTATCTGCCTAATACTAtattgatatacagtatttcatatttcagcaTCAGCAAAATCATCAGTAACAAAGCTGCAGTGTAGTGCCTTGGTCTGGAGCAGATGTGGCATTttccctctgagctgcagcctgATCTGTAGACTGTGGTTTCAGTGCAGAGGGCTGTGGTCTCTGTCCAGTAGGATCATATGATATGTTGTATGGATTATCACTTCCACACCTCCTGGCTCCAGAGTAGTACACACTGAACTTCTGCTGGATGTCCAAGCCCACTATAGGAGAGTGAAAATGTCCAGTAAATGCACTCCCTGCATAGCATTGATAACCCCACAATctattgtttgatttgatgacAAATGCCTGAAAATTGCCGTTATTTATTCCATGTTTCATGTATTACAATATTCAgctttataaaaatataataattgaGCATTTCCTCATTTAGTCTGACACATTTCGGCCTGTTCctcagaaatatatataatatatatgctTTACAACAAACTGAAGAATACAACATATTGTTATTCCCCTCTATAATATCGGTGATGTACAAGATATCTGTACATCTTGTAGATACATTTCTATGTGAAATGCAAAGGTACGTCCATGTTTTACCATATTCTGAGCTGATGAGATTGCAACTGATCTCCCCTCCTTTCGAGGCCTTTGCCACCTCGACCTTCCTGGACCAGCTGCCACACTTCAACAGCACCAAGTCCCTGGAAGACAAGCAAGAAAAAATACTatatcttatctttttttacATAATGGTGAAAGGTCTGTGTACTTATTTAGTGACAGAATTATAGAGGAAATAGGTGGGTTTTTCTCACGTGAGCTTCTGTAAGAAGACCACAGTGTTGTCGGAGTCTCCGATGATCAGAGAGATGTAGTGGTGGTCTGGAGCTGTTCTCCTGGACAGCAGCTGTGCTTGATTTTTTAGGTTCACCTTCACCACAATCTCCGCCATAGCACAGCTATACCTTGgaagctacaaaaaaaagaaaaacaactttaaataaaaagtgattaaaagtGAAAGTCTCTATTATATGATGTAATATGACATACCTGTCCCTTTGATAATAAAATTCTGCAACATCTTTTACCTGCTCCAAAGTAACTTCGTACTTCGGGAGATGTATGACAGATTCTCTGATTTGGTTGCCGAATGGTGGATGTCTGTTGAGGATctgaataaaagaaacaaagtcagaaaaaatCACATCCAAATAGTTGATACAATAATTCTctgaaaatccttttttttttcattttcaaatcagCATAATCAACTTCACAGCTGAAGTGTCTACGTCGCCACTGACCCAGCTCAAATAATAGTTCAATCAAATGCTTTGGATTatcaaaaagtgttttctttttaaatattacacagACTGACCAGCTCAAGCTCTCTGGCGTGGGTTTGCTCTATTTTGCTGAAAGTGGTGAGTCCAGCGTTCACCATGGCAGCTGACAGGGTCtggcctgaaacacacagtgtgttatTATCAAATGCTAACATTTAGTTTGACACTGTATGTACATCTAATAGgaagaatgttttatttattcattcatcatgCAGTAATTCTATTTTAGTGCTATATTTACATTGCTCAGATAAACAAGTCCTATGCTATGTCTATATCTACAGCACATGGACATAGTAATGTATGTATCACCTATCTTCTCCAGCTGTTTGGAAACATAGGGTGAGTTTTCCCAAAGCTTGGCTCTGAAGCACTTAGCCAGGACCAGGGAGTTGAGCAGAGCAGAAAAACCAGTCTTGGATTGCTGACTCAGAAACTCAGACAGGCCTgatttgcatcaaaatacaatttgacaCAGTTCAAAACAATACATAGTCAGAGAGCACTTTGTCTATTTGTTATTCCTGATTTGATCAACATACATTTACTGATGCGCATCCCATTCCTGAAGATCTTTGCTGTGTCCTGTGTAAGTCCAAACTCTTGAATTGAGATGGAACCCAACTGAGCCTGAATCAAGCTAAAGGCAAGCCAATACACACATAATGTGTATAATGTCAGTCCATAAGAAAtccataaaaaataaaatttgcaATAAAATTCATAAaccagtattttctttttattcgGGAAAGCACTGAATGAATAAACCTACCAGTTCACTTTCATCTCACTGGTTTTGATCTTTCCCTCAACGGGAAAcctgtaaaaatacataaacatcTGATAAACAATGGCTTTTCTCATTTCTAAtccaaatatataaaaaacagGGGTTATGATACTATAGATGCAATTGTCGATCCTATAAATGTGTCTGACCTGATGGTGATCCTGTTCTTGTCCCTATTCAAGGTGTTCAAGGATCTCTTCTCATTCATTCTCAACTGAATGTCTGAACTGAACTCTTTGCTCTTCGACGCCAACTCAATCTGTACATGAAACCACTTTTGATCTGAAAAGTATTTCCTTGCAATGCCTTAGACGGCttccaaataattaaaatgatttccttTTGCAGGAAGCCAGCCTAACAACTATATGTGCATTTTgaatcaaatacaaatacagtactGTGCAGTCTTATGAGGAAACCTACCAGGTCAGACAGACTCTCAGTGCCAGCCACTTTGCTGAACTGTTTCATGGTGTCAAAGGCAACACAGTACCGAGCCATCAACCTGCCGGCCTCTgccaggaacaaaaacaaactacttCACAGCTTCATTTCTTGAATATAAGGCCCAATGGGAAAAGAAAAGCGTAGTTAAAGGTGCAAATGTCATCCACGCTACTGAACACAAGTTAAAAAGATAAACTACAGGGGAGCACATTAAGCATGTTGCCAACCATTTAAACTAACTTCCACTCTACCTGTTGGTTTGATGTTTATATCTTCATCCATGTCGATCAGACCGATGGAGGACAGAGAGTTGAGGTTCCTCAGACACAGTTCTGTGAGAGGACAGGAGCAACAGTAATTACCTTAGACTACAATAGTGGGGTAGTGTTACTAATGTGCACAATtaacacaaaaagtaaaatacattcattgatagagtatcccccccccccccccccaatagcAACATGCTGCGTTGGTTACTTCAAAGATTGTGGCCCACCTTGCAATTTTGCTTCGATTCCATGTCTGTCTAAGTCGGTGGAGAAACCTGGAATTAGAGTGGAGGCACATTTGTTTTAACTGGTTTTACTTACAGTAATGACAAAGAAGCTGGACACTAATTCTAATACacatcatttttttctgtgtgtttgtgtttggggcTCTGACCATAGTGTGTGGGGTTCTTGAAGGTTCTGATGTAGAGGAGGGTGGAGCGTATCCAGTCCAGAGCCATGTTGACATCACTGATGGTTTGGAGAACAATCTCAGCATTCAGGTGCTCCACCAGGTGACTGTGTAAGCTGAAAAGAAGTATAGTGTTACCTCATGCAGTACCGTATAACCTCTCTCCTATGAGAGAGCAAgagtcagagaaagacagacacagattgagagaagaagaagaaaaaaagacctgcTCTCAATGATTTCCATCCCATTCATAAGTTTCATGTACTTGTCTTTGGTTTGGATCTTGGTCATGATCACCGCAGTCGCTGATGTGTCAAACTAGAGGAAGAAAATACATTAGCTGTTATTTAGTTTGTGCATCATACTAAGACTAGCTGTAGCTGCCttactttatttattgtatttaaacaaatgtgatttCCCTTACAGCTTCAGATACCTGCAAGTTAATGGTACActtgtgaaataaaatgcacaaatcTGTTCCTTGTCTTGTGATGGAGCACCAACCTTTACCTCCTTGTGCTACAGTAAGGGAGGTAAGAAAATGAACAAAGCATTCCGTTATTATTCTGTCATTTACTTGTGGTCTTCCAGCTCGGCCTATCATCTGCAGCAAGTCAGCCTCGCTGTACTCCTCACAGGAGCCTGCCACATACTGCATGGTGGACTTGATCACCACCAGATGAGCTGGCAGGTTCACCCCCATGGCCAGAGTCCTGGTGGTAACTAGGATATATAAAAAAGATCAGACCACAACAAAATCTGATTTGAAACTGTACCAGCATGTGGTAAAAGTTGTTGATTGTTTTGCACTAGAGTGTGATAAATGTCCTGGTATACTTTTAATTAGAGATGCACCAATAAGGAAAATAATTGTCTAATATTATCTCTATTGCTATATggtaatgtcatttttttttatcttcattgTGTCTCTTAATTATTCAAACTGAATAAAGGTTTCAGTCTCAACATGATATGGGTGAAATATTGTTTGACTCAGTTGTTGTAACATGGGACAATTGTCTTTCCTGTTTATGTCTGCAGCGttacaaaggaaataaaaacacagatcacGTTGCACGCTTATATAGTCACATGCCCGTTTACAGCACAGAATAAAACTGTGTTAGTTATCAAGTCTCACAGAGGACAGGAAGGTCTCCCAGAGTGAAGGCCTTTTCGATCAACTTCCTGTCAGACAAGTCAACTCCTGCATGGTGGTAACCGAGTCCTAACATCACCAGAtctgcaccacaaacaaaacacaaaataatgttaTATAGTCACAACAGAGCCACAATCAAACCAAAGGGACTTGTACTTTCTTTCTGGGTCTGGACTAAAACAGGTTTCAAAGTCTGTAATCTAGTGGGTCATGACATTTAGGTTTCAAAAGGGGACCTCTCACCTCTCAGCTTTgaatccagaatagagtttgCATATTTCATCAACCTAAACAGATAACAAAGTAACAAAGGGTCCAGAAGATCAGCAAAtagcaaaatgttttaatgaagagTTGCATATATAAgaacatgaaaataagaaacatGCCTTTGCTTGTGCTCAATGCTCATAATGAACCGAGCATCCTTGGCCAGAACTGTAGCTGACTGCTGGACTCCTTTCCTTGTCGAGCAAAACTACAGAATAACATAACTATTAGACCATGAAGTCATCTAATCCTTATTAACGCTTAATAACTTTGCCACCTTATTCAATCACATGAGAAAATTAAGGAaggaaagcaaacacacaagcagtgaGAGCAAGAACACACAGTTTGGCCCAATTTCCCCACCCACCACTAGTGCAGGCTTCTGGTCAGAGTACGTTTGTATGATGTTGGCCATTTTGTAGTTGAGCGACAGGTCAAACTTGAACTCTGTTTGGTTTGGGCTGCAGGGGAATCCCAGCACCACCTTCCTCAGCTTCACTGGACGGTGGCTCTCGTCCATGTCCAGGTATCTGGCTGGACCACTTTCATTAGACAGCCAGTCTGCTATCTAACAACAGGCAGACAAAATAATGGTGATCGGCAAGTACAATACTAAaagtgcacagacacacagccttTCTTAATTTGTTGCTATTTTTACGCTTTCTTATGACCTAATCATAAAACATTGAATTCTCTTGTCCtaaacacatttctgcactTTCTCAGCCACTTACATCAGAGATGTTGGGTATGGTGGCCGATACAGCCACAAACCTCATAGAGAGGCCGGCCTCTGGATTCTGTGCTGTCCTGTAGGCATGCACGGCCTTCATCCTGCTCACCACCACCTCCAGAGTGGCACCACGGGTCGCATCCTTCACCACATGCACCTGGATGAACAACACTTGTCATCTTACACTTACACGCTTCGGAAACATCTTTTAAGGTTCAACGGAGGTGATCGTACGTAGGTAAAATGAAGTTCGTCTGGAATAACAGACAGGTCCAATGCACTCTCATAATACGTAGGCCCAGAACATGATGTACTTTCATATTGTAATGGCCAACCTCAAGTAAAATAAAGTGCAGAGGCTAATGATGCGCCATCACGCAATGTGgcataataaaacataatgtagAGAGTACATCTTCTGGCATGGTGAGCATCTGCCATTATGCAGGTAGATTATGAGATACTGAAGACTGAAAAATGAACCTGAACAAAAtatctgacaaacacactgacctcaTCAATAAGGAAGAGCCTGACTAGCTGCAACAGACAGTTGTCCTTCCATTTTCTTGTCATGCTGTCCCACTTTTCCTGAGAAAAGATAAATACAACATCATATATTCAAGTACAATTTCATATCGCAATTTTACTTTAGAGCTGCAGTATATTGTCACACACAGGCGTAGTCAGGATGATGTGGGAGTCCTGAATCTCAAAGAAGTCATCAATCTCTGTGTCGCCCGTCAGCTCCTTACAGCTCAGCCCCAGAGGACCAAACTTCTTCTTCCAGCTCTCAAAGCACTGACTGCAGAGAGCTTTAATAGGGGCCACTGGCAAGAACAAACAGGGAATCTGTTTACAAGACAAGATcctaaatcatcatcatctataACTGAAAGTCAAAAATCTAAACACTCTGGAAATGATACACTAAGTAAGTCGGAAGAAAAATGCTTTtagatttgatttaaataattAGTCCAGGCCAAATCTACTCAGACTGGAGCTTTATTGGTATTTTAATAGGGTCTATACAATATCATGCTCACTATAGACAGCTTTGACATCTCTCCAGGGCTCTGAGGTCTCCATTAGCAGACGAATGATGGCCAGCTCGAACAGCACTGTTTTACCAGATCCTGTAGGAGCGCATGCCACAAAGTTCTTACCCGTGTAAAGAACCTGTGAACAAACCAAACATGAATGCACTCCAGGAGCTCGTGATCGCAGCTCACACTTCTAACATGTTATAACAAGACTATGAAAATGATCATGTTGTTCATAACCCACACCATTATGTTAATGAGGGCTTTCAAATAATGCTTACGTCATCTAGTGCTTTGGACTGAACGTAGTTAAAAAACGGGAACTCGTTGAAGACGGATCTGAACTTAGCTGCTGTGTTAGCATGGTTCAGGAAATCAAACCACAATAGTTGTGAAATTGCATTctagcacatttcaaacacaaaaataaattgcGTAAATTTTGTTGACTTACACAACAAAAAGGATACGGATTTCAGAAACTGGCCGCAAAACTCCAGACCCAGAAGACCCTAAAATGTGCACAATCAAGACATACTCATTCCACCTTGATGTTACTATACAATGTTTAACATTTGTGCAGGGGATAAAATCAAGGGATTTGTAGTGAATGTACAGTAGAACTGCAGAAATGACTACATGTGCTTACAAAGGTTTTACTGTTACTGTCTACTGCTTCTACTACTTTGCTATCCACCACCTAGTGACCAGCATGTTTCATTACAATGGAGCGGTCAATGAGGGGAGCTCACCTCATTTCACCTCATCACAGCCAAACACATTGTGGCGGCTGCAGCCACAGCTAGACATGGGCATGCCATTAGCTGCAGCACTCTACAGAAGCTATACGAGTGTGATTTGGTGAACCAGTCATAGACTAAGAGCACAGCGCCCGTCTGTGACTGTGTCAGTGCAGTGCAGCACCTTGTATGCGGAGCGGCTGAGGCGTCATGGGCGGAACGAAGGCTCTCTTTGTGCCCTTGTCCTGCATCTCTGCATGTGCCGCCTGCTGCGGGGGCTGGCCACTCGCTGCAGATGAGCCCAGAAGAGGGGGTGAGAAGGGGGGCTtgggggagaaaggaggagcTGCCTGGCTAACTGTCGCCCGTGGcggctgaagaggaggaggcactGTCGCCATGGTAACCCGACTGAGAAAAGTTTGAGGTCTGGATgctgtctggctgctgctgccgctgctacTGAGGTCATCTGTGTTTGACGAGTCACCTCCA from Enoplosus armatus isolate fEnoArm2 chromosome 14, fEnoArm2.hap1, whole genome shotgun sequence includes the following:
- the hfm1 gene encoding probable ATP-dependent DNA helicase HFM1, with product MLDSDDCALSLDNLFFEKPIVHKVKPLHQEASPWQLEVPPSLSQITVTQDMHKEAESLSTLYSFSQKPKKLPFKGSAGLKILPSKINGPCRSNNDEKEFETQGGSNSISRCDGLRGGEGFRDYSQGACQSGRGGDETLRDSGHVAIGRRCLSVDCSESPPLRRSLFKVQVLNNGGDSSNTDDLSSSGSSSQTASRPQTFLSRVTMATVPPPLQPPRATVSQAAPPFSPKPPFSPPLLGSSAASGQPPQQAAHAEMQDKGTKRAFVPPMTPQPLRIQGSSGSGVLRPVSEIPAKFRSVFNEFPFFNYVQSKALDDVLYTGKNFVACAPTGSGKTVLFELAIIRLLMETSEPWRDVKAVYMAPIKALCSQCFESWKKKFGPLGLSCKELTGDTEIDDFFEIQDSHIILTTPEKWDSMTRKWKDNCLLQLVRLFLIDEVHVVKDATRGATLEVVVSRMKAVHAYRTAQNPEAGLSMRFVAVSATIPNISDIADWLSNESGPARYLDMDESHRPVKLRKVVLGFPCSPNQTEFKFDLSLNYKMANIIQTYSDQKPALVFCSTRKGVQQSATVLAKDARFIMSIEHKQRLMKYANSILDSKLRDLVMLGLGYHHAGVDLSDRKLIEKAFTLGDLPVLFTTRTLAMGVNLPAHLVVIKSTMQYVAGSCEEYSEADLLQMIGRAGRPQFDTSATAVIMTKIQTKDKYMKLMNGMEIIESSLHSHLVEHLNAEIVLQTISDVNMALDWIRSTLLYIRTFKNPTHYGFSTDLDRHGIEAKLQELCLRNLNSLSSIGLIDMDEDINIKPTEAGRLMARYCVAFDTMKQFSKVAGTESLSDLIELASKSKEFSSDIQLRMNEKRSLNTLNRDKNRITIRFPVEGKIKTSEMKVNCLIQAQLGSISIQEFGLTQDTAKIFRNGMRISKCLSEFLSQQSKTGFSALLNSLVLAKCFRAKLWENSPYVSKQLEKIGQTLSAAMVNAGLTTFSKIEQTHARELELILNRHPPFGNQIRESVIHLPKYEVTLEQLPRYSCAMAEIVVKVNLKNQAQLLSRRTAPDHHYISLIIGDSDNTVVFLQKLTDLVLLKCGSWSRKVEVAKASKGGEISCNLISSEYVGLDIQQKFSVYYSGARRCGSDNPYNISYDPTGQRPQPSALKPQSTDQAAAQRENATSAPDQDLGNKRQCNHFCKNKDLCGHDCCKVGVTVARKRSANQESSFSSYLKDLRSRCDTLAQTPVKRLKMKMSEESVSVNMQEFSFKPKERLPTVSRYSRYGGSQCEASVRPHTETVDLTGEDWAQLPDTAHLDDVGYDDYVEDMSRMMEEPVQTPAASHAHHQSSSVWMNSGISVGVSQNHKPHLNQISTTNSAHSKRSTEVSNQGAHGENASASQIPTVSFDLGSEWDDWGDFDDENLVHASETSLALCPTNARPQVQQSFATTSAQGFFRLSQVKPCITTAKTPQRSISPTLSPEIRKPGPSQVTVRPQNRITLDWNKKRPSIFSEEVTVKTPQILPKQIETHMAPLTRRLDFFSTMCVPPNTSSSVNRSTSSKEEEAFIGIFDGLF